The Humulus lupulus chromosome 3, drHumLupu1.1, whole genome shotgun sequence genome window below encodes:
- the LOC133822773 gene encoding small polypeptide DEVIL 4-like, which translates to MKMTSSATMGGSKRRLSSRGLGGALREQRARLYIIRRCVVMLLCWHD; encoded by the coding sequence ATGAAGATGACCAGTTCAGCCACCATGGGAGGATCCAAGAGAAGGTTATCAAGCAGAGGTCTTGGAGGAGCCCTTAGGGAGCAAAGAGCAAGGCTTTACATCATTAGGAGGTGTGTTGTCATGCTCCTTTGCTGGCATGATTGA
- the LOC133821170 gene encoding uncharacterized protein LOC133821170 has product MAGASSSSSSFAEILTEIPELRGDNFKIWKERVLLHLGCADMDYAIRKDEPAAITVTSTAAQIALYEKWERSNRLSIMFIMSKIPLGMRGSVEQPEKVKDLIKLIDEQFDTSDKPLYNNLIHQFSSTKLTGVKGVREHISKMRDISAQLKKLDVVIPETFLVHYILNHLPPQYGPFKISYNTHKDKWSINELITMCAQEEARLLQEQGESAHMATQGKKRKPSKKDKGKNKVPPQGDIKKDSIKCFFCKKKGHAKKECAKFKKWMDDNGFTKPKEASGK; this is encoded by the exons atggctggag cttcttcatcatcctctagttttgctgaaatccttaccgaaattcctgagcttaggggtgataatttcaaaatctggaaggaacgagttcttcttcatttaggctgcgccgacatggactacgcaataaggaaggacgaacctgctgcaatcactgtgactagcactgctgctcagatcgcactatatgagaaatgggagcggtccaatcgcctcagcatcatgttcatcatgtccaagatccctctgggaatgcgtggatcggtggagcaacctgagaaagtcaaagacttgatcaaactgatcgatgagcagttcgacacttcggacaaaccactttacaacaacctcatccaccagttctcatccacaaaactcactggtgtcaaaggagttagagaacatatttcaaagatgagggacatttctgctcaactgaagaaactcgatgtagtcattcccgaaaccttcctggtccactacatccttaaccatcttccacctcaatatgggcctttcaaaatttcctacaacacacataaggacaaatggagtatcaatgaactgataaccatgtgtgctcaagaagaagcaaggctcctgcaggaacaaggtgaaagtgctcacatggccacccaaggcaagaaacgcaaaccatccaagaaggacaaggggaaaaataaagtgcctccccaaggtgatataaagaaggattccatcaaatgtttcttctgcaaaaagaagggacatgcgaaaaaggaatgcgccaagttcaagaaatggatggacgacaatg ggtttacaaaacctaaggaagccagtgggaagtga